A window of the Branchiostoma lanceolatum isolate klBraLanc5 chromosome 13, klBraLanc5.hap2, whole genome shotgun sequence genome harbors these coding sequences:
- the LOC136447735 gene encoding uncharacterized protein, with product MESRTKWKTTVLGLIAVIVLMTEAVSTDPCTDYHEINQVRRSAAAEVEAGHSLLCDNTLSKRWYRFISYVGGEIPTTCVEPYHCGTQVPIWMNGTLPTDSTVVNRTVCPNYGVPGNCCPFPWNIQVKRCVDTQGVFYVYELVPPTSCYQAYCAGTLPICPQGEVYDQYNNVCLETRHPVPCDFEAIGTCEWHQQTNDDFDWMKQTTGEGDNLPAADGKFLYVGNDAIQQPSDTARIIGPVIVPSVVRPCNMTFSYYLLGPDAGDLDVITRQYYTGVQRPAWQESAGTTGMWSQVTVSFQEQDPFQVIIQGVIGYGRDARIAIDDISFSWDCVREVDGSVRLVDGARFDEGRVEIYYNHRWGTICNIGWTQTSADVVCAQLGYRESVMTDARYPAPDSTPILLDDVTCDSRNKSRITECRTKPWENWSPLCNHARDVSVRCVGQWHQCTPDQFVCDNAVCLPLSTQCDFTDDCGDRSDETDCGM from the exons ATGGAGTCCCGTACTAAATGGAAGACAACTGTATTAGGTCTTATAGCTGTTATAG TGTTAATGACCGAGGCCGTCAGCACCGACCCCTGTACGGACTACCACGAAATAAACCAAGTCAGACGGAGTGCAGCAGCCGAGGTCGAGGCCGGACACTCTCTCCTGTGTGACAACACGTTATCAAAACGCTGGTACCGGTTCATCAGCTATGTCGGCGGTGAGATCCCTACAACCTGTGTGGAGCCGTACCACTGTGGGACCCAGGTTCCTATATGGATGAACGGAACCCTACCGACAGACAGTACTGTAGTCAACCGAACGGTTTGCCCTAATTACGGTGTACCGGGGAACTGTTGTCCTTTCCCGTGGAACATCCAGGTCAAACGGTGTGTGGATACACAAGGGGTTTTCTACGTGTACGAGTTGGTGCCACCGACTAGCTGTTATCAAGCATACTGTGCAG GAACACTCCCAATATGTCCACAGGGGGAGGTCTATGACCAATACAACAACGTCTGCCTGG aaacccgACACCCAGTGCCCTGTGACTTTGAGGCTATAGGAACATGTGAGTGGCACCAACAGACGAATGACGATTTTGACTGGATGAAACAAACAACCGGAGAAGGAGACAATCTGCCAGCAG ccgaTGGAAAGTTCCTGTATGTTGGGAATGACGCCATTCAGCAGCCTTCGGATACAGCCAGAATAATCGGTCCTGTTATTGTGCCGTCTGTGGTTCGACCTTGCAAT ATGACATTTAGTTATTACCTCTTGGGACCGGACGCCGGAGACCTGGATGTTATCACCCGTCAGTACTACACAGGAGTACAGAGACCGGCATGGCAGGAGTCTGCGGGGACAACAGGGATGTGGTCACAAGTCACTGTCTCGTTTCAAGAGCAAGACCCATTTCAA GTAATAATTCAAGGTGTAATCGGGTACGGGCGAGATGCCAGAATCGCTATTGACGACATTTCTTTCTCATGGGACTGTGTGCGAGAAG tTGACGGGAGCGTCCGTCTAGTTGACGGTGCTAGGTTCGATGAAGGCCGTGTGGAGATCTACTACAACCACCGCTGGGGAACCATCTGTAACATCGGCTGGACCCAGACTAGCGCTGATGTGGTGTGTGCTCAACTGGGGTACAGGGAGTCTGTCATGACCGACGCTAG GTATCCTGCACCTGACTCGACACCCATCCTACTAGATGACGTCACATGTGACTCAAGAAACAAGTCTAGAATCACAGAATGCCGCACGAAGCCCTGGGAAAACTGGAGTCCACTTTGTAACCATGCCAGAGATGTGTCTGTGAGATGTGTGG GTCAGTGGCATCAGTGCACACCAGACCAGTTTGTCTGCGACAACGCTGTCTGCCTACCACTCAGCACTCAGTGTGACTTCACAGACGACTGTGGTGATCGGAGTGATGAAACTGATTGTGGTATGTGa
- the LOC136447516 gene encoding uncharacterized protein: MQGRNIGSLHVLVKGVGNESTEEVWRRQGQQGRGWLFGSVSITSHYRKYQVYLEAVVGTGDQGDIAVDDVSFATYCALHTKGDQDGLSSTTVMIIAVSSVTVVLVGIGVATFIVYCRRKKIKKERYRKNNQNNSHQLRHLPAPPQRDDGNVRTYEDLRRSNTNDYESLAGAGRRVEEWSVTLGERKGQVEQLEPDGAYSIPACASSKDLFSVDSSSQASLVKNTVGMATDSVTCENENNYTRLVDDRLRNFLKMNGFDDYINLMTENHFTYENLQSCKEVDLINIDIPLAKAHAILTALRSERTSENARSNEIVPSKYICPISNSVMKDPVRANDSYIYDRSAITAWYERNGCTRNMKVHGLELQPVEDLREEIDSFRKRRQKRANNRHPSQDVRPDSAQSDSSRCATPMTDVDC, encoded by the exons ATGCAAGGCCGTAACATCGGCAGTCTACACGTTCTGGTAAAGGGGGTGGGTAATGAGTCAACGGAGGAAGTGTGGCGACGGCAAGGCCAGCAGGGGAGAGGGTGGCTTTTCGGTTCGGTCAGCATTACATCCCACTACAGAAAATATCAG GTTTATCTTGAGGCTGTAGTAGGGACTGGGGACCAAGGTGACATAGCTGTGGACGATGTGTCTTTCGCGACATATTGTGCTCTACATACAAAAG GTGACCAAGATGGATTGTCGTCCACAACAGTAATGATCATTGCTGTGTCCAGCGTGACAGTAGTTCTTGTAGGCATCGGTGTTGCTACCTTCATTGTCTATTGCAGACGTaagaagataaagaaagaaag ATACCGCAAAAACAACCAGAACAACAGTCACCAACTCAGGCATTTACCAGCACCACCACAGCGCGATGATGGCAACGTCAGAACCTACGAAGACTTACGAAGGAGCAATACAA ACGATTATGAGTCCTTGGCTGGCGCAGGGAGGCGAGTTGAAGAGTGGTCTGTCACACTAGGGGAAAGGAAGGGACAG GTTGAACAACTTGAACCTGATGGAGCCTACTCCATTCCTGCATGCGCGTCATCTAAAGACCTGTTCTCAGTAGACAGCAGTAGCCAGGCGTCACTGGTGAAGAACACTGTCGGCATGGCAACGGACAGCGTGACGTGCGAGAACGAAAATAACTACACAAGGCTAGTTG ATGACCGACTTCGGAACTTTCTGAAGATGAACGGCTTCGATGACTACATAAACCTCATGACGGAAAATCACTTCACGTATGAAAACCTTCAGTCCTGTAAAGAGGTAGACCTGATTAACATTGACATACCTTTAGCTAAAGCACATGCCATTCTGACAGCCCTCCGTAGCGAGAGGACCTCCGAGAATGCTAGGTCCAATGAAATTGTTCCTAGTAAGTATATCTGCCCAATAAGCAACAGTGTGATGAAGGACCCTGTGCGTGCAAACGATAGTTATATCTATGACAGATCAGCCATAACGGCTTGGTACGAACGGAACGGCTGTACACGAAACATGAAGGTTCACGGACTTGAACTTCAGCCAGTAGAAGATCTACGCGAGGAGATCGACAGCTTTCGCAAAAGGCGACAGAAAAGGGCAAACAACAGACACCCTAGTCAGGATGTAAGACCAGACTCTGCTCAGTCAGACTCATCCAGATGTGCCACTCCCATGACAGATGTGGACTGCTAG